The Actinomyces sp. oral taxon 414 genome has a segment encoding these proteins:
- the ypfJ gene encoding KPN_02809 family neutral zinc metallopeptidase yields MSFNRDIKIDSKRVSTRGGRGALIGGGSIVAVIAVLLVSRLTGLDLSGLFGSSAETAGSYATSSNIDMSVCNDGASANKYTQCRMVAVAESLDAVWGEQLPAQGGTAYQKPGFVLWDGARVSTACGSASSAVGPFYCPGDSTVYLDMSFFSQMESTLGAADTPLAEEYIVAHEFGHHIQNLLGVMNRTDRAGSGATSDSVRVELQADCYAGVWVHYAATTADPDTGTPFLVEPTRAEVQTALDAAAAVGDDHIQQRSGSGVNSDTWTHGSSEQRVRWFTTGMESGSLTQCDTFAVSGSDL; encoded by the coding sequence ATGTCCTTCAATCGCGATATTAAGATCGACTCCAAGCGGGTGAGCACCCGCGGCGGCCGGGGCGCACTGATCGGGGGCGGCTCGATCGTGGCCGTCATCGCCGTCCTCCTCGTCTCCCGCCTGACGGGGCTGGACCTCAGCGGTCTGTTTGGCTCGAGCGCGGAGACGGCGGGCTCCTACGCCACGTCGTCGAACATCGACATGTCCGTGTGCAACGACGGCGCCTCGGCCAATAAGTACACCCAGTGCCGCATGGTGGCGGTGGCGGAGTCGCTGGACGCCGTGTGGGGCGAGCAGCTGCCCGCGCAGGGGGGCACGGCCTACCAGAAGCCGGGGTTCGTGCTGTGGGACGGCGCCCGGGTGTCCACGGCCTGCGGGAGCGCCTCCTCGGCGGTGGGCCCCTTCTACTGCCCGGGTGATTCGACGGTCTACCTGGACATGAGCTTCTTTTCGCAGATGGAGTCGACCCTGGGGGCGGCTGACACCCCGCTGGCCGAGGAGTACATCGTCGCCCACGAGTTCGGCCACCACATCCAGAACCTGCTCGGCGTCATGAACCGCACCGATCGGGCCGGGTCCGGCGCGACCTCGGACTCGGTGCGCGTGGAGCTGCAGGCGGACTGCTATGCCGGGGTGTGGGTCCACTACGCCGCGACGACGGCGGATCCCGACACGGGCACACCCTTCCTCGTCGAGCCGACGCGGGCGGAGGTGCAGACGGCGCTCGACGCCGCCGCGGCCGTGGGCGACGACCACATCCAGCAGCGCTCGGGCAGCGGGGTCAACTCCGACACCTGGACGCACGGCTCGTCGGAGCAGCGGGTGCGGTGGTTCACCACGGGCATGGAGTCCGGCTCGCTGACGCAGTGCGACACCTTCGCGGTCTCCGGCTCCGACCTGTGA